One genomic segment of Pandoraea thiooxydans includes these proteins:
- a CDS encoding magnesium and cobalt transport protein CorA, with protein MLVNCAAYQDGRKLADIQPDDINTYLTRPGCFVWVALCDIEPGELTHMQRQFGLHDLAVEDATHGHQRAKIDEYGESLFTVLHVIDRQDNGDLTQGEIDIFTGPNYVLTVRHGTRQSFKDVRARCEHDPELLKQGPSFVLYALMDSVVDRYFPLLEDLGAEVDDIEDRLFVKSDTRASRAMIEDMYAIKRRLMILQHTCAPLLDAVAKLCGGRVPAICHGMQDYFRDVQDHLQRISKVVEGRRDMLTTGLQVNLGMISLAESEITKRLGAFAALFAVPTMIAGIYGMNFRDIPELHARYGYPLCLVAMLGIDLFLWWRFKKVGWL; from the coding sequence ATGCTGGTGAATTGCGCGGCCTATCAAGACGGCCGCAAGCTCGCTGATATTCAGCCCGATGACATCAACACCTATCTGACCCGGCCCGGCTGCTTCGTCTGGGTCGCACTATGCGACATCGAGCCCGGCGAGCTGACACATATGCAGCGGCAATTCGGATTGCACGACCTGGCGGTCGAAGACGCCACGCATGGCCATCAGCGCGCCAAGATCGATGAATACGGCGAATCGCTGTTTACCGTGCTGCACGTGATCGACCGGCAGGACAACGGCGATCTGACGCAAGGCGAAATCGACATTTTCACCGGACCCAACTACGTGCTGACGGTGCGCCACGGCACCCGGCAAAGCTTCAAGGACGTACGCGCGCGTTGCGAGCACGATCCCGAGTTGCTGAAGCAGGGCCCGAGTTTCGTGCTGTATGCGCTGATGGACAGCGTGGTCGATCGATACTTTCCATTGCTCGAAGATCTCGGCGCCGAAGTCGACGACATCGAGGACCGCCTGTTCGTCAAGTCGGACACGCGCGCCTCGCGTGCCATGATCGAAGACATGTATGCGATCAAGCGCCGGCTGATGATCCTGCAACATACCTGCGCGCCGCTGCTCGACGCCGTCGCCAAGCTGTGCGGCGGCCGCGTGCCGGCGATCTGTCATGGCATGCAGGATTACTTTCGCGATGTGCAGGATCACCTGCAACGCATCAGCAAGGTCGTCGAGGGGCGGCGCGATATGCTGACCACGGGGTTGCAGGTCAATCTGGGCATGATCTCGCTGGCCGAGAGCGAAATCACCAAGCGGCTGGGCGCGTTCGCCGCGTTGTTTGCCGTGCCGACCATGATCGCCGGCATCTACGGCATGAATTTCCGGGACATCCCGGAGCTCCACGCGAGGTACGGGTATCCGTTATGCCTCGTGGCAATGCTGGGAATCGATTTGTTCCTGTGGTGGCGTTTCAAGAAGGTGGGCTGGCTGTAG
- a CDS encoding metal ABC transporter permease translates to MFQYDFMISAFAAAGIVALVAGTVGFFLVMRGQTFAGHALSHVGFTGATGAVLIGVSPIWGLIGFTLAAGVGMGLLGERLVGRDVAIGLILSLSLGFGLLFLHFFTSYATQVTSLLFGNVLGVSASTLRILTLLGIVSLLALAVIARPLVFASLQPELAEAKGVSLRLVSVLFLAIVALAVAECTQIVGVLLVFTLMVGPAAAAQNFTTRLGSGVACAALLAVFEAWLGITFAFYTDWPSSFWITLLSALVYGLSVAWRRGAH, encoded by the coding sequence ATCTTTCAGTATGACTTCATGATCAGCGCGTTTGCCGCGGCGGGCATCGTCGCGCTGGTCGCCGGCACGGTCGGCTTCTTCCTGGTCATGCGCGGGCAGACCTTTGCCGGGCACGCACTCTCGCATGTCGGATTCACTGGCGCCACCGGTGCGGTGCTCATCGGCGTCTCACCGATCTGGGGCCTGATCGGTTTTACGCTCGCGGCCGGCGTCGGCATGGGGCTGCTTGGCGAGCGGCTGGTCGGCAGGGACGTCGCGATCGGGCTGATACTCTCGCTCTCGCTTGGTTTCGGGCTGCTGTTTCTGCATTTCTTTACGTCTTACGCGACCCAGGTCACCAGCTTGCTGTTCGGGAACGTGCTTGGCGTGAGCGCATCGACGCTGCGCATCCTGACACTGCTCGGTATCGTGAGCCTGCTGGCGCTTGCGGTGATTGCGCGGCCGTTGGTGTTTGCTTCGCTGCAGCCGGAACTGGCCGAGGCCAAGGGCGTGTCGCTGCGTCTGGTGTCGGTGCTGTTCCTGGCGATCGTCGCCCTGGCGGTAGCCGAGTGCACGCAGATCGTCGGCGTGCTGCTGGTGTTCACGCTGATGGTCGGGCCGGCCGCGGCGGCTCAGAACTTCACCACCCGTCTGGGCAGCGGTGTCGCCTGCGCGGCGTTGCTGGCCGTGTTCGAGGCCTGGCTGGGCATCACGTTCGCCTTCTACACCGACTGGCCGAGCAGCTTCTGGATCACCCTGCTCTCGGCCCTCGTCTACGGCCTGAGCGTGGCCTGGCGGCGTGGCGCACACTGA
- a CDS encoding metal ABC transporter ATP-binding protein yields the protein MSQGKPAAIELTHVTLAHGRRIILRDVSLSIGQGEFIGVLGPNGAGKTTLMRALLGLIVPDAGQIRVLGKPVARGNPDIGYMPQVRSTLAGRRLRGRDFVACAADGHRWGVPHLDRAAHAAIEHALTIVGAQHLADRPLAELSGGERQRLLLAQCLLGEPKLLLLDEPLISLDPNHQASVVELVRRIQRELNITVLFSAHELNPLLGALDRVLYLGNGDAALGPVAEVITPAVLSRLYGAPIDVMRVNGRIFVMSGGVEIEKHDHQHENGHAHDESGAHAHHHHEAG from the coding sequence GTGAGCCAGGGCAAACCCGCTGCGATCGAGCTGACGCACGTCACGTTGGCGCATGGCCGGCGCATCATTTTGCGCGACGTGAGTCTGTCGATCGGCCAGGGCGAATTCATTGGCGTGCTGGGGCCCAACGGCGCCGGCAAGACGACCCTGATGCGCGCATTGCTGGGTCTGATAGTGCCGGACGCAGGCCAGATTCGGGTGCTGGGCAAGCCGGTTGCGCGAGGCAACCCGGACATCGGCTACATGCCCCAGGTGCGCAGCACGCTGGCCGGGCGCCGGCTGCGCGGGCGCGATTTTGTCGCCTGCGCGGCAGACGGTCACCGCTGGGGCGTGCCGCATCTGGACCGCGCCGCACATGCAGCGATCGAGCATGCGCTGACAATCGTGGGCGCGCAGCATCTGGCCGACCGGCCGCTGGCCGAACTCTCGGGCGGCGAGCGGCAGCGTCTGTTGCTGGCGCAGTGCTTGCTCGGCGAACCGAAGCTGCTGCTGCTCGACGAGCCGCTCATCAGCCTGGACCCGAACCATCAGGCCAGCGTGGTCGAGCTGGTGCGGCGCATCCAGCGTGAGCTGAATATCACCGTGCTGTTCAGCGCGCATGAACTCAACCCGCTGCTCGGTGCGCTGGACCGGGTGCTGTATCTGGGCAATGGCGACGCCGCACTCGGCCCGGTGGCCGAAGTCATTACGCCTGCCGTGCTGTCGCGCCTGTATGGCGCACCGATCGACGTGATGCGGGTCAACGGCCGGATTTTTGTCATGTCCGGCGGCGTCGAGATCGAAAAGCACGATCATCAGCATGAAAACGGCCACGCGCATGACGAATCAGGCGCTCACGCCCATCACCATCACGAAGCAGGTTGA
- a CDS encoding metal ABC transporter solute-binding protein has protein sequence MQRIHLKQIFAALFATLLICAPGPGRANDAPSPLPVVAAENFYGDVVQQLGGTHVTVTSILRNPDQDPHLFEASPKTARALSQARLVVYNGAAYDPWMKKLLAASKAPRRVSIVAAALLGKKPGDNPHLWYSPETMPAVAKAITAYLRQADPAHASDYDQRLGAFLDSLKPLDAKIAAMRARYRGTPITATEPVFGYMAGALGLTMRNMRFQMAAMNGTEASAADIAAFEQDLRQRRVKALIYNSQASDDLTRRMLSLAEQSGVPAVHVTETQPAGLSYQQWMLQQLNELDAALHGAAR, from the coding sequence ATGCAAAGAATTCACCTGAAACAAATATTTGCCGCGCTCTTCGCCACGCTACTGATCTGTGCGCCCGGTCCCGGCCGTGCAAACGATGCGCCGAGCCCCTTGCCGGTGGTCGCCGCCGAGAATTTCTACGGCGACGTCGTGCAGCAGTTGGGCGGCACTCATGTGACCGTGACCAGCATTTTGCGCAACCCGGATCAAGACCCGCACCTGTTCGAGGCCAGCCCGAAAACCGCACGTGCGCTGTCGCAAGCCAGGCTCGTGGTGTACAACGGAGCGGCTTACGACCCCTGGATGAAAAAGCTGCTGGCCGCCTCGAAGGCGCCGCGGCGTGTGAGCATCGTGGCCGCCGCTCTGCTCGGCAAAAAGCCCGGCGACAACCCGCATTTGTGGTACTCGCCCGAGACCATGCCGGCCGTGGCCAAGGCCATTACCGCTTACCTCAGGCAAGCCGATCCGGCGCATGCGAGCGATTACGATCAGCGCCTGGGCGCGTTCCTTGATTCGCTCAAGCCGCTCGATGCGAAGATCGCCGCGATGCGGGCCCGCTATCGTGGCACGCCGATTACCGCGACCGAGCCGGTATTCGGCTACATGGCCGGCGCCTTGGGCCTGACGATGCGCAATATGCGTTTCCAGATGGCGGCGATGAACGGAACCGAGGCCAGCGCGGCCGACATCGCGGCGTTCGAACAGGATCTGCGCCAGCGGCGTGTCAAAGCGCTTATCTACAACAGCCAGGCAAGCGACGACCTGACTCGCCGCATGCTGAGTCTGGCCGAGCAAAGCGGCGTGCCGGCGGTGCATGTCACCGAGACTCAGCCGGCCGGCCTGTCCTACCAGCAATGGATGCTGCAGCAGCTGAATGAACTCGACGCGGCGCTGCACGGAGCGGCGCGGTGA
- a CDS encoding Fur family transcriptional regulator, with product MPANIEDRLARAEAIAAQRGLAFTTLRRQVYELVLAAERPIGAYELLAALAPQRGPVPPTTVYRALDFLVENGFIHRIESKNAFFACCELGEPHEGQFLICEECGHALEIPGTELADKLSHSQPAHGFEVHRQVVELSGICGDCKHSHAHHKP from the coding sequence ATGCCCGCGAATATCGAGGATCGTCTTGCCCGCGCCGAAGCCATCGCCGCGCAGCGCGGGCTTGCCTTTACCACATTGCGCCGGCAAGTCTATGAACTGGTGCTGGCCGCCGAGCGGCCGATCGGCGCCTATGAATTGCTGGCGGCGCTTGCGCCGCAGCGCGGCCCGGTCCCGCCGACCACGGTGTACCGCGCGCTCGATTTCCTGGTCGAGAACGGATTTATTCATCGAATCGAGTCCAAAAACGCGTTTTTCGCCTGCTGCGAGCTGGGCGAGCCGCATGAGGGGCAATTCCTGATTTGCGAGGAATGCGGGCACGCGCTGGAGATACCCGGCACCGAACTGGCCGACAAACTTTCGCACAGCCAACCCGCTCACGGCTTCGAGGTCCATCGCCAGGTGGTCGAGTTGAGCGGCATCTGCGGCGACTGCAAGCACAGCCACGCGCATCACAAACCCTGA
- a CDS encoding N-acetylmuramoyl-L-alanine amidase, whose product MKKSIAVSAGLGIMLSGCAGLAPEIVCVEDRGQYKADTASYRSVGQNERIRYLVLHYTAVDDEESLRLLTAGGASAHYLVTSNPGAHGGKPVALQLVDDDKRAWHAGVSYWNGRHNLNDTSLGIEIVNLGYTDETSGRRWHPYQPAQLDLIERLAADLVKRYGISPDNVVGHSDIAPLRKSAPGPLFPWQALAQRGIGAWPDAGTVDKYLAGRTPTEPASVARIQQALAKYGYRVEQTGTLDEATRQVIRAFQMHFRPDDIRGEPDAQTEAIALALVDKYRS is encoded by the coding sequence ATGAAGAAATCAATCGCCGTATCCGCAGGACTGGGAATCATGTTGAGCGGATGCGCCGGGCTCGCGCCTGAAATCGTCTGTGTCGAGGACCGGGGGCAATACAAGGCTGACACCGCCTCCTATCGGTCCGTGGGTCAAAACGAAAGAATCCGCTACCTCGTTTTGCATTACACCGCCGTCGACGATGAGGAGTCGCTCCGGTTGTTGACCGCCGGCGGCGCCAGCGCCCATTATCTCGTCACCTCGAATCCAGGCGCGCACGGCGGCAAGCCGGTCGCGCTGCAACTGGTCGACGACGACAAGCGCGCGTGGCATGCCGGCGTGAGCTATTGGAATGGACGCCACAATCTGAACGACACGTCGCTGGGCATCGAGATCGTCAATCTTGGCTATACCGACGAAACATCGGGGCGCCGCTGGCATCCCTATCAGCCCGCGCAGCTCGACCTGATCGAGCGTCTGGCCGCTGACCTCGTCAAGCGCTACGGCATCAGCCCCGACAATGTCGTCGGCCACAGCGATATCGCGCCGCTGCGCAAGTCCGCCCCAGGCCCGCTGTTTCCGTGGCAAGCGCTGGCGCAGCGCGGGATCGGCGCCTGGCCCGACGCCGGCACCGTCGACAAATATCTCGCCGGCAGAACCCCCACCGAGCCAGCCTCGGTCGCACGTATCCAGCAGGCCTTGGCCAAGTACGGTTACCGGGTCGAGCAAACCGGCACGCTCGACGAGGCCACGCGCCAGGTCATCAGGGCGTTTCAGATGCACTTCCGGCCGGACGATATCAGGGGCGAGCCGGATGCCCAGACCGAAGCGATCGCACTTGCGCTGGTCGACAAGTATCGGTCTTGA
- a CDS encoding transglycosylase domain-containing protein, whose product MSASPSGAIRFPSHGPYDMRLGYVELPGFAHRLASEGFRIASQARISPEMARLIDQGLFTPYREKNQAGLRLLDCDGFDLYRQHFPHFAYADFQAIPPVLVGSLLFIEDRDLLDAAHPMLNPAIDWRRFSHAVLDQGLHLFDRDHPTPGGSTLATQIEKYRHSPGGRTVSRMEKLRQMASASVRAYLDGENTLPYRRHIVLTYFDTVPLAARAGHGAVEGIGDGLALWYGEDFHRANQLLRRVPGMSSATQRPTVAQARVYKEALSLIIAQRGPSFYLQHNLSALGELTDQYLKRLAKAGVIAPQLRDAALAVPLRLAPAVPRRPTPSYVTRKAVSDLRTRLSALLGVDSLYDLDRLDLSAASSIDRAAQKAITAALMRVRTPAGARAAGMYGVQMLRSGDDPGRLRISFMLYEHRGDTNWLRVQADTVDEPFDLNRDARLNLGSTAKLRTLTTYLEIVTALHRRYAGLSPAALRHLKLAPEDALSRWAVDYLMHTPNAGLPQMLRAAMQRKYSADPGEAFATGGGLQRFHNFAKWENSQRFTVQAAFQNSVNLVFVRLMRDIVRYEILRIDPTVDQWLAARQSPQRQAYLARFADMEGSEFLRRFYHAYHGKTPAQMLDLLLQNKWITPVRLATALRTVEPSASEAQFARAMRRRLPATYRGLSDRDLQTLYTKYGVDRFSLNDRGYLVGVHPLELWLAAYLRAHPAAGLAQVLQVSHAQREEAYAWLFRPRSRAGQTNRIRHLLEIAAFQRIDRDWRRLGYPFGTLTPSLATAIGASGDRPAALAKLIGLILDDGVQWPAGSVRALNFARGTPYETDFARRPTQGARLLPAAVADTLQRALVRVVDSGTADGLKGVFQAAGGKTGTGTQTFSVYAPGGRLIATHDINRSATFVFFVGHRMFGSITAYVHEPYASRYTFTSAMAVQLLRALAPIIKTMAGPPDAPTPLACHGAESAAGIKTDTCRPAQVRSLRSGHPARP is encoded by the coding sequence GTGAGTGCCAGCCCGAGCGGCGCGATCCGCTTTCCGAGCCATGGTCCGTACGACATGCGTCTCGGTTATGTCGAATTGCCGGGTTTCGCTCACCGACTTGCCAGCGAGGGTTTCAGGATTGCCTCGCAAGCACGCATCTCGCCCGAGATGGCCCGCCTGATCGACCAGGGTCTGTTCACGCCATATCGCGAAAAAAACCAGGCCGGCCTGCGCTTGCTCGATTGCGACGGGTTCGATTTGTATCGCCAGCACTTTCCGCACTTTGCCTACGCCGATTTCCAGGCCATTCCACCCGTGCTGGTCGGCAGCCTGCTGTTTATCGAAGACCGTGACCTGCTCGATGCGGCGCATCCCATGCTTAATCCCGCCATCGATTGGCGGCGCTTCTCGCACGCAGTGCTCGACCAGGGCCTGCATCTGTTCGACCGGGACCATCCGACGCCGGGCGGTAGCACGCTGGCAACCCAGATCGAGAAATATCGCCATTCGCCCGGCGGGCGGACCGTTTCCCGAATGGAAAAGCTGCGCCAAATGGCCAGCGCCTCGGTGCGCGCCTATCTCGACGGAGAAAACACGCTGCCCTACCGCCGGCACATCGTGCTGACCTATTTCGATACGGTCCCGTTGGCCGCGCGCGCCGGTCATGGCGCGGTAGAAGGAATCGGCGACGGCCTGGCGCTCTGGTACGGGGAGGATTTTCATCGCGCCAATCAGTTGCTGCGCCGCGTGCCTGGCATGTCGTCCGCGACGCAGCGGCCAACCGTCGCGCAGGCGCGCGTCTATAAGGAAGCGCTATCGCTGATCATCGCGCAGCGCGGGCCATCGTTCTACCTGCAGCACAATCTGTCGGCGCTGGGCGAGCTGACCGACCAGTATCTCAAACGACTGGCCAAGGCTGGCGTGATTGCGCCGCAACTGCGCGATGCGGCACTGGCGGTGCCATTGCGATTGGCGCCGGCAGTGCCTCGGCGCCCCACCCCATCGTACGTGACGCGCAAGGCGGTCAGCGACTTGCGGACCCGGCTGTCGGCCTTGCTGGGCGTCGATTCGCTATACGACCTCGATCGGCTCGATCTGAGCGCCGCGTCCAGTATCGATCGTGCGGCGCAAAAGGCCATCACCGCCGCGCTGATGCGCGTGCGCACGCCAGCGGGCGCCAGGGCGGCCGGCATGTATGGCGTACAAATGCTGCGCTCGGGCGATGATCCCGGCCGGCTCCGGATCAGCTTTATGCTGTACGAGCATCGCGGCGACACCAATTGGCTGCGTGTGCAGGCCGATACCGTGGACGAGCCGTTCGACCTGAATCGGGACGCTCGCCTGAACCTCGGTTCGACCGCCAAACTACGCACGCTGACGACCTATCTGGAAATCGTCACCGCGCTGCATCGGCGCTACGCCGGTCTTTCGCCAGCCGCGCTGCGCCACTTGAAGTTGGCGCCCGAAGATGCCTTGAGCCGCTGGGCAGTCGATTATCTGATGCACACCCCCAATGCCGGTTTGCCGCAGATGCTGCGCGCCGCGATGCAACGCAAGTATTCCGCCGACCCGGGAGAAGCGTTCGCCACTGGCGGCGGCCTGCAGCGCTTTCACAACTTCGCCAAGTGGGAGAACTCGCAAAGGTTCACGGTTCAGGCGGCATTCCAGAACTCGGTGAATCTGGTGTTCGTGCGGCTGATGCGCGATATCGTGCGCTACGAAATTCTGCGGATCGACCCGACGGTCGACCAGTGGCTGGCGGCCCGTCAGTCGCCGCAGCGGCAAGCCTATCTGGCTCGCTTCGCCGATATGGAGGGCAGCGAATTCCTGCGGCGCTTCTACCACGCATACCATGGCAAGACGCCGGCTCAGATGCTCGATCTGCTGCTGCAAAACAAATGGATCACCCCGGTGCGCCTGGCGACGGCGCTGCGCACCGTCGAGCCGTCGGCCAGCGAGGCGCAGTTCGCGCGAGCCATGCGACGCCGCTTGCCGGCGACCTATCGCGGACTGTCCGATCGCGATCTGCAAACGCTTTACACCAAATATGGCGTCGACCGCTTTTCCCTGAACGACCGCGGTTATCTGGTCGGGGTGCATCCGCTCGAGCTGTGGCTGGCCGCTTACCTGCGCGCGCATCCGGCGGCCGGTCTGGCGCAGGTATTGCAGGTTAGCCATGCGCAGCGTGAAGAAGCCTACGCATGGCTCTTCAGACCGCGCAGCCGTGCCGGTCAGACGAACCGGATCCGGCACCTGCTAGAAATCGCGGCGTTCCAGCGCATCGATCGGGACTGGCGGCGGCTGGGATATCCATTCGGCACGCTGACGCCCTCGCTGGCTACCGCGATCGGCGCCTCGGGCGATCGGCCAGCCGCGCTGGCAAAGCTGATCGGGCTGATTCTCGACGATGGCGTGCAATGGCCGGCCGGGTCGGTGCGTGCCCTGAATTTTGCCCGCGGCACGCCCTACGAGACGGATTTTGCGCGGCGCCCGACCCAGGGCGCGCGCCTGTTGCCGGCTGCCGTCGCCGACACGTTGCAGCGCGCGCTGGTGCGAGTCGTCGATAGCGGCACCGCCGACGGGCTAAAGGGTGTGTTCCAGGCCGCCGGCGGCAAGACCGGCACGGGCACGCAGACTTTCTCGGTTTACGCGCCCGGCGGCCGCTTGATCGCCACGCACGACATCAATCGCAGCGCGACCTTCGTGTTTTTCGTCGGCCATCGTATGTTTGGCAGCATCACTGCCTATGTGCACGAGCCATATGCGTCGCGCTACACCTTCACCAGCGCGATGGCGGTGCAACTGCTGCGAGCTCTCGCGCCGATCATCAAGACCATGGCGGGGCCGCCTGACGCGCCCACGCCATTGGCCTGCCATGGGGCTGAGTCAGCGGCAGGCATCAAGACCGATACTTGTCGACCAGCGCAAGTGCGATCGCTTCGGTCTGGGCATCCGGCTCGCCCCTGA
- the pip gene encoding prolyl aminopeptidase: MTERTDAKSAGSTAPRGFYPPLEPFKTGFLDVGDGHRVYWELCGNPNGKPAVFLHGGPGGGCSADHRRLFNPQRYCVLLFDQRGCGRSTPHACLEANTTWHLVADIERLRAMLGVERWLVFGGSWGSTLALAYAQKHPEHVSELIVRGIFTVRREELHWYYQEGASWLFPDKWEQFIAPIPPAERHDLIAAYRRRLTGEDEAQKMAAAKAWSVWEGSTITLLPDDALAAAFGNDEYALAFARIENHYFTHGGFLEAGQLLRDAPRLAGIPGVIVQGRYDVATPARTAWDLHRAWPEAQFHLVRDAGHAYDEPGILDRLIRATDEFAGIAG; this comes from the coding sequence ATGACCGAGCGCACCGACGCAAAATCCGCGGGCAGCACCGCGCCAAGAGGTTTTTATCCGCCGCTGGAGCCATTCAAGACCGGTTTTCTCGACGTCGGAGACGGGCACCGGGTCTATTGGGAGTTATGTGGTAATCCTAATGGCAAGCCGGCGGTGTTCCTGCATGGCGGGCCCGGCGGCGGATGTTCGGCGGATCATCGGCGCCTGTTCAATCCGCAGCGCTACTGCGTGCTGTTGTTCGACCAGCGCGGCTGCGGCCGCTCGACGCCGCACGCCTGTCTCGAGGCGAACACCACCTGGCATCTGGTGGCCGATATCGAGCGGCTGCGCGCCATGCTGGGCGTCGAGCGCTGGCTGGTGTTCGGCGGCTCGTGGGGCAGCACGCTGGCCCTGGCCTATGCGCAGAAGCATCCGGAGCACGTCAGCGAACTGATCGTGCGCGGCATCTTCACGGTGCGCCGAGAGGAGCTTCACTGGTACTACCAGGAGGGCGCCTCCTGGCTGTTCCCGGATAAATGGGAGCAGTTCATCGCGCCGATTCCGCCGGCCGAGCGGCACGATCTGATCGCCGCCTATCGGCGCCGCCTCACGGGCGAAGACGAAGCGCAAAAAATGGCTGCCGCCAAGGCCTGGAGCGTGTGGGAGGGCAGCACCATCACGCTGCTGCCGGACGACGCGCTGGCCGCCGCGTTTGGCAACGACGAATATGCGCTGGCCTTCGCACGGATCGAAAACCACTACTTCACGCACGGCGGATTTCTCGAAGCGGGGCAATTGTTACGCGACGCGCCGCGCCTGGCCGGCATTCCGGGCGTGATCGTGCAAGGCCGCTATGACGTCGCCACCCCGGCGCGCACCGCGTGGGACTTGCATCGCGCCTGGCCCGAGGCACAATTTCATCTCGTCAGGGATGCCGGACACGCCTACGACGAACCCGGCATTCTCGACCGGCTGATTCGGGCCACTGATGAATTCGCGGGGATCGCAGGCTGA
- a CDS encoding SRPBCC family protein, with amino-acid sequence MQPTAELRTLTVSIDRPWREVYDFAADPQSFKRWASGLGQSLQRVGQQWFADGPEGRVTIRFAERNDFGVLDHYVRLASGEEIYVPMRVVANGDGCTVMFTLLRSPGMSEATFARDAQWVERDLQALKRLFTD; translated from the coding sequence ATGCAACCCACCGCCGAGTTACGCACGCTCACCGTTTCGATCGATCGTCCCTGGCGTGAAGTCTACGATTTTGCCGCCGACCCGCAAAGTTTCAAGCGATGGGCGTCGGGCCTGGGACAGTCGTTGCAGCGCGTCGGGCAACAGTGGTTCGCGGACGGCCCCGAGGGTCGCGTGACGATACGTTTTGCCGAGCGCAACGATTTCGGTGTGCTCGATCATTACGTGAGGCTCGCCTCGGGCGAGGAAATCTACGTGCCAATGCGCGTCGTCGCCAACGGCGACGGCTGCACAGTGATGTTCACGCTATTGCGCTCGCCTGGCATGAGCGAGGCAACGTTCGCCCGCGACGCCCAATGGGTCGAGCGCGATTTGCAGGCGCTCAAGCGGCTGTTCACGGATTGA
- a CDS encoding LysR family transcriptional regulator: MLDDYRAYVAIVDQGSLSKAARVLGRSLSSVSRSLIAVEQSLGVSLVRRSTRSLVPTDAGLRFHAQLKAVLDALDQATAELAQDAAAVSGLVRIGASPLFAASHIVPLLAACQVRYPQLSIDLDVSDRHTDLFATGLDFAIRIGDLPDSTLRARALGSLRRVAFAAPSYLARHGTPAAPAELREHACVIRAVDTDGGSVWTFRHADGSTEKVTVEGRFRSGSALACNAAVLHGAGIGQAFLWQIREWVERDQVRLVLTDFEMPPVAVQAVWPGSAVLPARARALVDFLAEHMALDPAD, from the coding sequence ATGCTTGATGACTATCGCGCCTATGTGGCGATTGTCGACCAGGGCAGTCTATCCAAGGCGGCACGCGTGCTGGGCCGCTCGCTGTCATCGGTGAGCCGTTCGCTGATCGCCGTCGAGCAGTCGCTGGGGGTTTCGCTGGTGCGCCGCAGCACCCGCAGCCTGGTGCCCACCGACGCCGGCCTGCGCTTTCACGCGCAGCTCAAGGCCGTGCTCGACGCGCTCGACCAGGCAACCGCCGAGCTCGCCCAGGACGCGGCGGCCGTCTCGGGCCTGGTGCGCATCGGCGCTTCGCCGCTATTTGCCGCATCGCATATCGTGCCATTGTTGGCCGCCTGCCAGGTGCGGTACCCGCAACTGAGCATCGATCTCGACGTGTCCGATCGGCATACCGATTTGTTCGCGACCGGGCTCGATTTCGCCATCCGCATCGGAGACTTGCCAGATTCGACGTTGCGGGCCCGCGCGCTCGGGTCACTGCGCCGCGTGGCGTTCGCCGCACCAAGTTATCTCGCCCGGCACGGCACGCCGGCGGCGCCGGCCGAATTGCGCGAGCATGCCTGCGTGATCCGCGCCGTCGACACCGATGGAGGCTCGGTCTGGACATTTCGTCATGCCGACGGCAGCACCGAAAAAGTCACTGTCGAAGGGCGCTTCCGTTCCGGCAGCGCGCTCGCGTGCAACGCCGCGGTGCTGCACGGCGCGGGCATCGGCCAAGCATTTCTCTGGCAAATACGCGAGTGGGTCGAGCGTGACCAGGTACGCCTGGTGTTGACCGATTTTGAAATGCCGCCGGTTGCCGTGCAAGCGGTGTGGCCGGGTAGCGCGGTGCTGCCGGCCCGTGCCCGGGCGCTGGTCGATTTTCTGGCCGAGCATATGGCGCTCGATCCAGCCGATTAG